GGACGACGTCCCAGCCCTCCGCGAACACGGCCGATCCCATGATGCCGCCGATCAGCGCGTGGCTCGAGCTCGAGGGCAGGCCGAGGTACCACGTGACGAGGTTCCACGTGATGGCACCGGTGAGGCCTGCGAGGACGATGTCCAGCGTGATCACGTCCGGGTTCACGATTCCCTTCGCGACCGTCGCCGCGACCGCGATCGACGCGAACGCGCCGACGAAGTTCAGCACCGCGGCCATCGCGACGGCGGCACGCGGTGAGAGGGCGCGCGTCGAGACGCTCGTCGCGATCGCGTTTGCCGTGTCGTGGAACCCGTTCGTGAAGTCGAAGAAGAGGGCGACCGCGACGACTGCGGCAAGCGTCAGCTCGTCCACGGGCTACGCGTTCTTGACGACGATGTTCGCGATCACGTTCGCGGCCGTCTCGCAGGCGTCCAGCGCGCGTTCGAGCGCCTCGTAGATGTCCTTCCAGCGGATCACGATCAGCGGGTCGATGCGCTCGTCGCGGAAGAGCGAGGCGAGCGCGTCGCGCAGCACCCGGTCGCCCCGGTCCTCGAGCAGCTTCACCTCGATCAGCGCCTGCTGCACGCCCCGCATTCCCTTCAGGTTCTCGCAAGCCGTCGCCAGCTGCTCGACGGCCTTCACGAGGATCTGGCACTGCTCGACGGCGTGGCGCGTCGGCATCTCGACCCCGTACAGGCCGAGCAGATCGGACGCCTCCTCGAGGTAGTCGACGACGTCGTCGATCTCGGTTGCGAGCATGTAGATGTCGTCCCGGTCGAACGGCGTCAGATACTGGGTGTTGAGGAGCGTGATCAGGTCTCGGGTGACCCCGTCGCCGGCCGTCTCCGCCGCCTTCACCTGCTCCTGCGTGATGCCGGAGTTCGGGTGCTCGCGGAAGCGGCGCTCGACGAGCCGGGCCACCTCGAGCGCGTTCTCGCCCGCGCGTGCGAACAGGACGAAGAACTCGCCCGTGCGCGGTGTGAGTGAGATCTTCATCCCGACGGCGCACGATAGCCGTTCCGGGGCATCGGAGAACGACCCTCCCGAGTAGGCTTCGATGCGGATGCGCGAGACGCTCGAGCGGGAGATCAAGCTCGCCCCCGGGGAGGGGTTCGTGCTGCCCGAGCTCGGCGGCGAGCGCCTGCCGCCGCGCGTGTTCGTGTCGACCTACCATGACACGCCCGAGCTCCGGCTCGCAGAGCACGGGGTGACGCTCCGCCACCGGGTCGAGGACGGGGCCGGCCTGTGGCAGCTGAAGCTGCCGGCGGGCGCGGCGCGGCTCGAGCTCGAGCTCACCGGCACGCCGGCGCGGCCTCCCGCCGAGATGCTCGTGCTGCTCACGGCCTACCTGCGCAGCCGCGAGCTCGTCCCCGTCGCGCGCCTGCGCACCCGGCGCGAGGGCGTGCGCGTGCAGGGCGCGGAGATCGTCGACGACGACGTCGCCGTGCTCGACGGCCAGCATGTCGAGCGCCGCTTCCGCGAGATCGAGGTCGAGCTGCGCGAGGGCGACGAGCGCACGCTGCGGCGGCTCGCGAAGGAGCTGCGGCGCGCGGGAGCGAAGCCCGCGCGCGAGCTGCGCCCGAAGCTCTACCGCGCGCTCGGCCTCGCCGGCCCGGCCGCGCCCGTCGCGATCGCCCCCGATACCGCGCCGCGCGAGGCGATCGGCCTTGCCTTCGAGCAGCAGTACCGCGCGCTGCTCGCCCACGATCCGGGCACCCGGCGCGGCGACGACGCCGAGGAGCTGCACCGGCTGCGGGTCGCGACGCGGCGCCTGCGGGCCTACCTGCGCGCGGCCCGCCCGCTGCTCGACCTCTCCTGGGCCGAGTCGCTGCGGGCCGAGCTCGGCTGGCTCGGCTCCTCGCTCGGCCCCGCCCGCGACCTCGACGTGCTGCTCGCGCACCTGCGCGTCGAGATCGCCGCGCTCGGAGAGGACGACGCCGCCTACCTGCAAGGGCTGCTCGACACGCTGGCGGCGGAGCGCGCCGCCGCCTACGTGGCGCTCGCCGGCGCGCTCGACAGCGAGCGCTACCTGGCCCTGCTCGACCGTCTCGAGGCCGCAGCGGCGCCGCCGCTCTCCGGCGTGGAGGTGCCGCTCGCGAAGCTGTGGCAGCGCGAGGCGCGGAAGACGCGCAGGGCGTTCGCCCGCCTCGGCGACGACCCCCGCGACGACGAGCTGCACGCGGCGCGCATCCGCGTCAAGCGCGCGCGCTATGCGGCAGACCTCGCAGCGCACGAGCTCGGCGCTCGTGGCGCGTCGTTCGTCTCCGCCGCCAGGCGCCTGCAGGACGTGCTCGGCGACCACCAGGACGCGGTCGTCGCCGAGGAGCGCATCCGCCGCTGGCTGCCGTCGGCTCCCGGCAGCGCGTTCGCGGCCGGACGCCTCGTGCAGCGCGAGCGAGAGCGCCGTGCCGCCGCGCGCGCGGCCTGGCCCGCGGCCTGGCGCCGGCTCGACGAGGCGGCCCGCAGGGCGGCCCGCTGAGCGCCTGGGTGCGAGCGGCCGGCGGCGTCGTCGTGCGGGACGGCGCCCGCGGGCCCGAGGTGCTGCTCGTGCACCGCCCCGCCTACGACGACTGGACGTTCCCCAAGGGCAAGGCCGAGCCCGGCGAGAGCGACGAGGCGTGCGCGCTGCGCGAGGTGGAGGAGGAAACCGGCCTGCGCTGCGCGCTCGGCGCCGAGCTGCCGTCCACCGAGTACGCCGACGCGTGCGGCAGGCCGAAGCGCGTGCGCTACTGGCGCATGCACGTCGAGAGCGGCAGGCTCGTGTTCGCGCACGAGGTCGACGACGCGCGCTGGCTGCCGGCGGCCGATGCGGCACGGCTCTTGACCTACGCGCGGGACGTCGCCTTGCTCGCCGCGCTCGGGAGCGCCGGCGGGTAGCCTGCGCGGCCGTGAGCAGCGACTACGTCTACACGATGTACCGGGTCGACAAGTTCTACGGCCCGGACAGGCAGGTGCTGGCGAACATCTCCCTCTCCTTCCTGCCCGGGGCGAAGATCGGCGTGCTGGGCCCCAACGGCGCCGGCAAGTCGACGCTGCTGCGGATAATGGCGGGCCTCGAGGAGCCGTCGTCGGGCATCGCGGAGCTGCACCCGGGTGCCACCGTCGGCTTCCTGCAGCAGGAGCCGCTTCTCGACCCGGCCAAGGACGTGCGCGGCAACGTCGAGGACGGCGTGCGCCCGCTCCGCGACCTGCTCGACCGCTTCAACGCCGTCTCGGCCGCCTTCGCGGAGCCCGACGCCGACTTCGACGCGCTGCTCGCCGAGCAGGCGCAGGTGCAGGACGAGATCGACCGGCACGACGCCTGGGGGCTCGACGCCGCCCTCGACCACGCGATGGACGCGCTGCGCCTGCCCGACGGCGACCGCGACGTGACGACCCTCTCGGGCGGCGAGCGACGCCGCGTCGCCCTCTGCCGCCTGCTGCTCTCGTCCCCCGACCTGTTGCTGCTCGACGAGCCGACGAACCACCTCGACGCCGAGTCGGTCGCCTGGCTCGAGCACTTCCTCGAGGCGTACCGGGGAACG
This window of the Gaiella occulta genome carries:
- a CDS encoding DUF47 domain-containing protein, whose amino-acid sequence is MKISLTPRTGEFFVLFARAGENALEVARLVERRFREHPNSGITQEQVKAAETAGDGVTRDLITLLNTQYLTPFDRDDIYMLATEIDDVVDYLEEASDLLGLYGVEMPTRHAVEQCQILVKAVEQLATACENLKGMRGVQQALIEVKLLEDRGDRVLRDALASLFRDERIDPLIVIRWKDIYEALERALDACETAANVIANIVVKNA
- a CDS encoding CYTH and CHAD domain-containing protein is translated as MRETLEREIKLAPGEGFVLPELGGERLPPRVFVSTYHDTPELRLAEHGVTLRHRVEDGAGLWQLKLPAGAARLELELTGTPARPPAEMLVLLTAYLRSRELVPVARLRTRREGVRVQGAEIVDDDVAVLDGQHVERRFREIEVELREGDERTLRRLAKELRRAGAKPARELRPKLYRALGLAGPAAPVAIAPDTAPREAIGLAFEQQYRALLAHDPGTRRGDDAEELHRLRVATRRLRAYLRAARPLLDLSWAESLRAELGWLGSSLGPARDLDVLLAHLRVEIAALGEDDAAYLQGLLDTLAAERAAAYVALAGALDSERYLALLDRLEAAAAPPLSGVEVPLAKLWQREARKTRRAFARLGDDPRDDELHAARIRVKRARYAADLAAHELGARGASFVSAARRLQDVLGDHQDAVVAEERIRRWLPSAPGSAFAAGRLVQRERERRAAARAAWPAAWRRLDEAARRAAR
- a CDS encoding NUDIX hydrolase, whose protein sequence is MRAAGGVVVRDGARGPEVLLVHRPAYDDWTFPKGKAEPGESDEACALREVEEETGLRCALGAELPSTEYADACGRPKRVRYWRMHVESGRLVFAHEVDDARWLPAADAARLLTYARDVALLAALGSAGG